The following coding sequences lie in one Gouania willdenowi chromosome 5, fGouWil2.1, whole genome shotgun sequence genomic window:
- the rdh20 gene encoding retinol dehydrogenase 10-A, producing MIFLMDLQMMVLDLIYFILRNSVRLVLRPRTKPVDGELVLITGAGGGLGRLFAQEFTKHGAEVVLWDLNSSSNEQTAKLVREMGGTAYTYAVDVTKREDVYRNAEQVQKDLGRHVTILVNNAGVVAGRRMLDCPDELMERTMKVNCHALFWTVKAFLPQMIAQKHGHIVTIASVLGLFSTACVEDYCASKFAAVGFHESLAHELVAEEIEGVKTTLVCPYIVDTGMFEGCKIRGEVELLLPPLKPQYCVEQAMNAILIDQPLVCIPRLTYLPVLFRALLPWESNVVAYRFMGSDKCMYPFIDYMQNQAKNNPIKVE from the exons ATGATTTTTCTAATGGACCTCCAGATGATGGTCCTGGATTTGATTTACTTCATTCTGCGTAATTCTGTGAGGCTGGTTCTGCGGCCCCGCACCAAGCCTGTGGATGGTGAGCTGGTGCTGATCACAGGGGCCGGTGGTGGCCTGGGTCGACTCTTTGCTCAGGAGTTCACCAAACATGGAGCTGAGGTGGTGCTCTGGGACCTGAACAGTAGCTCCAATGAGCAGACAGCCAAGCTGGTGCGTGAGATGGGTGGTACGGCCTACACCTACGCTGTGGATGTGACCAAACGAGAGGATGTGTACCGCAATGCAGAGCAGGTGCAAAAGGACCTGGGTCGCCATGTGACCATACTGGTCAACAACGCTGGAGTGGTGGCTGGGAGGCGCATGCTGGACTGTCCTGATGAGCTGATGGAGAGGACCATGAAGGTCAACTGCCACGCCCTCTTCTGG ACGGTGAAAGCTTTCCTCCCACAAATGATAGCCCAGAAACATGGACACATTGTGACCATCGCCAGCGTCCTGGGTCTTTTTAGCACAGCTTGTGTGGAG GATTACTGTGCCAGTAAATTTGCTGCAGTGGGTTTCCATGAGTCTCTGGCCCATGAGCTCGTGGCCGAGGAAATTGAAGGAGTGAAAACAACCCTGGTGTGCCCTTATATTGTGGACACTGGCATGTTTGAAGGCTGCAAGATACG GGGTGAAGTGGAACTTCTCCTCCCACCTCTGAAACCCCAGTACTGTGTTGAACAGGCTATGAATGCAATCCTGATAGATCAGCCTTTAGTCTGCATCCCTCGACTCACCTACCTGCCCGTCCTTTTCAGAGC GTTGTTGCCATGGGAATCTAATGTTGTTGCCTATCGTTTCATGGGTTCTGACAAGTGCATGTACCCCTTCATCGACTACATGCAGAACCAAGCCAAGAATAACcctattaaagttgaataa
- the stau1 gene encoding double-stranded RNA-binding protein Staufen homolog 1 — MSQLKFQCPGSPISIASTPLQLGSPQPSYNIPDTIPSESSNQPMGTSGLPQGSASAYSNTTSVSNMANPKEKTPMCLVNELARFNKIQPEYQLLCEQGPAHSKIFSVRLTLGDQHWEAEGTSIKKAQHSAAMSALAETTLPKPSVRPPRSTGRNTADGIAHTMELNALCMRLGKKPMYKPLDPYPTLRPPHFNYNGRGSAHYQRSVQQYYYPFPPMPSMLYHMELSIGGQQFVGKGRTRQLARHDAAAKALKILQKEPILQQLPVMNGEPEEENLNKSEISQVFEIALKRNLPVNFEVLKEEGPPHMKSFLVCVFVGEFTGEGEGKSKKIAKKLAASAVLGELKRLPHIPSMERTVPRIKKKTKSIIKVQTSPEYGQGMNPISRLAQIQQAKKEKEPEYMMVTERGMPRRREFVMQVSISGQSAEGMGPSKKVAKRNAAEKMLELLGYKVPQPQPPKPALKTDEKPPVKKPGDGRKVTFFEPGSVENVALGNKEEDYRLPYMSHQQLPAGILPMVPEVAQAVGVCQVPQTKDYNRSIANPGNITVTAIIANELLYAGASMTAEAILKNKNNMNQMPHGPLTRRSEQLGYLASVQSLQVDYKDFPKNNRNEFVSLINCSSQPPLISHGIGKDVESCHDMAALNILKMLAELDQQSNERTGNGPVSGCGKPEVNGDLHLKQANSSPLAPPLDGNA, encoded by the exons TATCTAACATGGCAAACCCTAAAGAGAAGACCCCCATGTGCTTGGTAAATGAGTTAGCCCGTTTCAATAAGATCCAACCTGAGTATCAGCTGCTATGTGAGCAGGGGCCAGCTCACTCAAAG atttTCTCAGTGAGGCTCACACTGGGAGATCAGCACTGGGAAGCAGAAGGGACCAGTATTAAAAAAGCCCAGCATTCCGCTGCAATGTCCGCCCTCGCTGAGACAACACTACCCAAACCCAGTGTCAGACCCCCCCGCAGCACAGGCAGGAACACAG CCGACGGCATCGCACACACTATGGAATTAAACGCACTTTGTATGAGACTTGGTAAAAAGCCCATGTATAAACCCCTCGACCCATACCCGACATTGAGACCACCTCATTTCAACTACAATGGCCGAGGCTCAGCCCATTACCAGCGCTCTGTGCAACA ATACTATTACCCTTTTCCTCCAATGCCATCCATGTTATACCACATGGAGCTGTCTATTGGAGGCCAGCAGTTTGTTGGGAAGGGACGCACACGGCAGTTAGCCAGACACGACGCTGCTGCCAAGGCCTTAAAGATTTTACAGAAGGAGCCGATATTGCAACAGCTTCCAgtg ATGAACGGTGAGCCAGAGGAGGAGAACCTTAACAAATCTGAAATCAGTCAAGTGTTTGAAATCGCACTGAAACGCAACTTACCCGTCAATTTTGAG GTTTTAAAAGAGGAGGGTCCTCCCCACATGaagagttttcttgtgtgtgtttttgttggggaGTTCACTGGAGAGGGTGAAGGCAAAAGCAAAAAGATAGCCAAGAAGTTGGCAGCATCAGCCGTGCTAGGAGAGTTAAAAAGACTGCCCCACATACCCAGCATGGAGAGAACAGTGCCACGCatcaaaaagaaaaccaaatccATCATCAAG GTGCAGACCAGTCCAGAGTACGGACAGGGAATGAATCCCATCAGTCGCTTGGCTCAAATCCAGCAGGCCAAAAAGGAAAAGGAGCCTGAATACATGATGGTGACAGAGAGAGGGATGCCCCGACGCAGGGAGTTTGTCATGCAG GTGAGCATCAGTGGCCAGTCTGCAGAGGGAATGGGACCTAGTAAGAAAGTTGCCAAGAGGAACGCTGCAGAGAAAATGTTGGAACTCTTGGGATATAAAGTGCCTCAGCCCCAGCCTCCCAAACCAGCGCTCAAAACTGACGAAAAG CCACCAGTGAAAAAACCTGGCGATGGCCGTAAAGTGACCTTCTTTGAACCTGGTTCTGTAGAGAACGTGGCATTAG GTAACAAAGAGGAAGACTATCGTCTACCGTACATGAGCCACCAACAGCTGCCGGCGGGGATTCTACCGATGGTGCCAGAAGTGGCTCAAGCAGTCGGGGTCTGTCAAGTACCCCAGACCAAGGACTACAACCGCTCTATAGCCAACCCCGGCAACATCACAGTCACTGCCATTATTGCCAATGAGCTGCTTTATGCAGGGGCGTCGATGACGGCTGAAGCCATCCTGAAGAACAAGAATAACATGAACCAAATGCCTCACGGTCCTCTCACCAGGCGCTCAGAGCAGCTCGGCTACCTTGCATCAGTGCAGAGCTTACAG GTGGACTACAAGGATTTTCCCAAAAACAATAGGAATGAATTTGTGTCTCTGATAAACTGCTCATCCCAACCACCGCTCATCAGTCATGGGATTGGAAAAGATGTGGAATCCTGTCATGACATG gctgcTTTGAATATTTTAAAGATGCTAGCAGAGTTGGACCAGCAGTCAAATGAACGGACAGGAAACGGACCAGTTTCAGG GTGTGGAAAGCCGGAGGTGAATGGAGACTTGCACCTCAAACAGGCTAACTCCAGCCCTCTGGCGCCGCCTCTTGATGGGAACGCTTAG